In Saccharomyces paradoxus chromosome IV, complete sequence, the DNA window CCcaattcttgttcaatCTTATACAGGTTAAACCGATCATTCCAGTTAATCAAATTGATTGCCAAACCCAAGTGGCCAAATCTGCCGGATCTACCAATACGATGTAAATAAGTTTCTGCCGTTTTTGGGAAATCGAAATTAATAACGACATTGACAGCTTGAATATCGATACCACGAGTCAACAAGTCGGAACAAACCAAGGTACGAACCTTACCTTGACGAAATTCGTGGAAAactttatttctttcttgttgcTTCATTCTCGCATGAGAATAATAACAGGAATAACCTAAATCAGTAATTTTCTTGGCTAATAATTCGACACGGTTGGTAGAATTACAGAAAATGATAGCTTGATTAATTTGAAGCTTAGAGAATAAAGTATTTAAACAATGTAGCTTTTGTCTTTCTTCCACAAAGGCATAGTATTGAGTAATACCCTTTAGGGTCAATTCTTCCATCAAGTTAATTTCGTAAGGCTTATGCAGATGTTTAACCATGAATTCCTTCACTGTCAATGGAAAAGTAGCactaaataataaagattgaTGGGTTGGAGGTAAGAAGGACAGAATCTGTTCAATTATTGTCTTGAAATCACGAGAAAGCATTTTATCAGCCTCATCCATGataaataaagaacaatCAGATAGATCTGCTACTTTTCTTGAGGCCAAATCCAACACTCTACCAGGAGTACCAACCAAAATATGGACTGTTTCATTTAGTCTTAAAATATCGTCTCTCAGATTGGTACCACCAGTGGTCACCATGCATGAAATACCACAGTGTTTTCCCAATGTACGGACGACTTGGGAAGTTTGTAAAGCTAACTCTCTTGTGGGAACCATGATCAAAGCCTGAATTTTATTCAACTTTGGCTTGACTTTCTCTAGTGTCGGAATAACAAATGCAGCTGTCTTACCTGTACCATTTTTGGCCCTTGCCAATATGTCCCTACCGGTTATTGCTACGGGTAtggcttcttcttgaatagGAGATGGCTTTTCAAAACCGGCCTCAAAAATACCCATTAACagttctcttttcaaataaaaatccTCAAAAGTATTTCCCTTTGTATTCAAGACATCATCTGTCTGTGGTCTGGTATCCTTCTTAGGAATATTCAATGCAGTTTTCCAGTCCCGATCGAGATCTGTAttactgttattattagtgctgaaattattattgatggaACCCATTATTActagtttctttcttgtcGTATTCTAGGCCTGTGATAAGTTATTATGCGAATGGCGATGCGGttatgaagaaataaaaaggatTTTCTGCGTCTATCTTTCTATTAGGAATAAAATATGACAATATttactattattgttgCTTTGTCGTACAATCCTTtatgaatgaaaatattaagTTTATGGTCTTAAAAGAATGTGGATGTAACAAAACTGATTACAATGATGAGAAATAAATGTACAATCAGAAACTAAACACttttattgatattgtCCTTCCCTTGCAAACCCCAATGTTACAATTGGCCATTAGTTTTAAGATTGTGTTGTCCTTTTTCTtacgaaatttttttccctccCTTTTTTGACCACTGCCCTCGTTATAAGTGATTCGTGGGGTAACAGCGACATCATACTACTATTGGCCCATCTAGTAAATTAGAAGATCAGCAAGTTATCGTGCAATGACAGTGTT includes these proteins:
- the DHH1 gene encoding DExD/H-box ATP-dependent RNA helicase DHH1 (Cytoplasmic DExD/H-box helicase, stimulates mRNA decapping~similar to YDL160C), whose translation is MGSINNNFSTNNNSNTDLDRDWKTALNIPKKDTRPQTDDVLNTKGNTFEDFYLKRELLMGIFEAGFEKPSPIQEEAIPVAITGRDILARAKNGTGKTAAFVIPTLEKVKPKLNKIQALIMVPTRELALQTSQVVRTLGKHCGISCMVTTGGTNLRDDILRLNETVHILVGTPGRVLDLASRKVADLSDCSLFIMDEADKMLSRDFKTIIEQILSFLPPTHQSLLFSATFPLTVKEFMVKHLHKPYEINLMEELTLKGITQYYAFVEERQKLHCLNTLFSKLQINQAIIFCNSTNRVELLAKKITDLGYSCYYSHARMKQQERNKVFHEFRQGKVRTLVCSDLLTRGIDIQAVNVVINFDFPKTAETYLHRIGRSGRFGHLGLAINLINWNDRFNLYKIEQELGTEIAAIPATIDKSLYVAENDETVPVPFPIEQQSYHQQAAPQQQLPSQQQFAIPPQQHHPQFMVPPPHQQQQAYPPPQMPSQQGYPPQQEHFMAMPPGQSQPQY